TAGATAAGGAGGCATGAAAGCGTTCTGCAATGTTATTGAAGGAGAGTTACTACTATAAACACAGGTTTCACCCTATTGGTTGTAGTGTATCACAGctctaaaataatatatatacacacacacacacacatacatactCCATTCAATCAGTTTTAAATTTCAAACCCTCAGACCCTAGCATTTACCGCAATACACTGTAAGATTGTACAATTATATGTATGTATAGTACAAGCAGTACTTGTTGTAGAGTACTGCATTTTAAGCATGAATTTGTGAACTGTTTTTAAGTTTTAAGCACTCCCAAGAAGATGCCCTCCAAGCCATTCGTCCTCACCATGTTTAAACATTATTTTCCTAGGAAATTTAAATCTTAGCTAGGGAGCAGTAAACAgacttacattttaaaaaaaaacatatgtaTCATGTATAAAGAATGTACATATCAAATACCTGGATATGCAGATGGTGGCATATTCTACTCTCGCACACACCAAGTGTCGAAGCACTGTTGATGAAGTATCCTTCGTCTTCCACTTTCCGCAGCATATTAGCGAACACCGAATCCTTTCGTTCATCATTTCTTGGCATGCAAATTTGGACGATTGCTTCGTTTCGATCGACTCTAGAAATGGAAATGGAGCGATCTTCATCAAGATTTGAAGTGGGATTTTCGTTCTTTTTCGAGGACGATTCATGTTGCTGGTAGCTTTGTTTCTTGGAATCCAATTCTTGGATCTCATTCTGCAGCTCTGGGATGTATTTCAGTACTCTATCCACTATTGATGGTGCACTCCACCTCTTCTGCAAGATGTACATCGAGAGAGAGAGATGCCCCCCTTTTAACTGTCGTTTGGTTCGAGTCAAACGTTGTATGAATCAAAGATGTGATATGCCTAATTTATTCTTCGTACCAAATGTTATCCAAGTACATATGGAGGGACACGCTGAAATTGGAACAAGTTGATGATACGAGAAGAGGGACGGTAGAaagtgtattttttttttacaaagttTGGATTTTTAGTGGAAAAAAAAACCGTAGACTGTAGAGGGGATTATCACTCCTTATCGGGATCCTTTTTGATACAAGGTTgagattttttaaaagaattgaTTAAAACCTAGATATTTGCAGATAGAGTTGGATCAGCTGGacagttatttatttaaatggaTCGACTTTATATGATCATTTTATGTGCCATTCTTTCAATCACAGCACTGCACTAAATAATCCACACACACGAAAATTGAACTGATACTAAAACAAAGTTTAAATGATCAAAAAATTAACTACAGATGGAAGATTCTTTGCTTCAAAATTCTTTAATCCACAAAAATAAACGAACCTTTGATCGTCTGGAATCGGGAAGCAATGCTCGAATAGCGAGGAAGGATGCGTTAATCTTCATCCTTCTGATTCTCTCCTTGGCATTATGGACCATCTTCTTTGCAACCGATGTCGTCCCTTCCTGCGCACCACTTTCCTCTAATGTTGCAGCTTCCTTACAATTACTAATTTTACTCTTTCGCTTCATTTTCTTGGGATTAGGGCTGCTGATTCTCTTCATTTTCAAGCCCTTACCCGATGTCCCTTCTTGTTTTCTCGCCAAATTTTGTTGCTCATCTTCAAAAACCATTTCCGAATCAATCTTCCTTTCCCGAATACCGGTTAAGTTAGTCGCACAGTAAGGCTGACCATTCACGGTCGATGGCCGGAATATTTCTTGATATGTTTGCAATGAATCATCCATTAATGGATCAAAATGGCTCAGGAATTCAGAATCCATGTTACTAATGCCGTAAGCATTACTTAGAGGTAAACTTGACATATTATAGCATATAATAACTGGGAAATTTTCCAAAACAAATCTCCCAAATAAATATCAGAaatctttttaaataatatgaTATCTCGATTTCTTCCACGAGCTAGCGCTTGTGAAAAACCTAATTTTGTTGGACTCGAATTGTGATAAAATATCTTGACAGAAAAACCCACTTTATATCTTATAAGTTTGTTGCATCTATAacctatatatctatatatgtatgtatatcacctatatataattaatttatagaTTGCAAAGTAAGAACTTTGGGTCTTTGATGGAGAAATTAACAGTTTTGTAGCATCtgcaacatatatatttcaagaaaagatcgataaattttataaatataagaTTTTCTTGTCGAAGATCATTTAAAACCAAGAAATTTTTGTGATACTATATATGGGATCATGCATACAAAGTATGATATTTATGTCGAAATTACCATGAGAAGATAGATGaatttaaacaaaaacaaaagatGCAACTGATAAATCTCTACTTTTAAGAATGAAGAATCTAGAtgagaaaatgaaagaaaagcCTAAGAGGAAAGAATAAAAAGAAGAACATATCTTCATTAAGTCAAAGTAAAATAATGCCAAAACCGATTGTAATTGGCATATAAAATGCCAAAGTCAATTGcaaatgaatatatatatatatagaaaatatttaaaagatttaatatgGGGTGCGAATGCGAATATCCGATGTAACATAAGCTTTAATTTATTCTTGTAACATGAGCCACGtagaaaaataaatatcaataaGCAATAACCGATAGATTTAATGGTTTCGGGTAAAAAATGAtcaaaactaaaaaaatatcGAAGTATTAGATAGAAACCAAACTTTAACAAACTACAATACTAAAACTCAAAAATATCAACTTACGTTACTAAATTTCCAATTTTCCCATAAACGATTTAATATAGGGTGGAATGGGAGTGAAAAATTATGCCTTCAgactataataaaataatataaatttgtaCGAATTaagtatttatattattaaatatattttcatgaTAAACTCTTAgttaagacaaaaatttgtctGAGATAGTCttatgggtcgtattttgtgagacatatctcttatttgggtcatccataaaaaaatattattttttatgctaaaagtattactttttattgttaatatcgataggattgacctgcctcacagataaaaatttgtgagaccgtctcacaagaaacataCTCCTTAATTAATTGTCATGATTTGACGAACTCGTAATTTTTTATTAGGTAATGATTTCTTACAATTTAATAAAGTGAGACctatatttgttttaaaaaatatttaaaatatttttctaaagAGAAGATAATATAagtataatttatatatatatatatatatatatatatatattttataaatatcacAAAACTCATCATCTTCtgtttaaatataaaattaatatctTATAGTTATAAACCTGCTTAGTATGCTTTGATCGAGTTCTTTGATATACATGTAGTACAATACATAGGAAGCGAGTACATTGCCATGCAGGTTGAAGTACATGTACTTAAATTTCCAGAATTACCTCTCATTCATATTCTCtaaataaaattcaataaaaacCACTCATTGGATCTCATTCCCCAAAAAAGGGAAGAACTAGGAAATTAATAGAGAGAATAATTTATTATCTTGTAATTTTTAGATATGCAAAAAATATGttgagtgggtctcatatgagatcgtctcacggatcataatctgtgagacggatcaatcctacccatattcacaataaaaagtaatactcttggcataaaaagaaatactttttcatgggtgacccaaataagatatccgtctcacaaatacgacccgtgaaaccgtctcacacaagtttttgtcaaaacatgTTACCAAAACAAAACTGAAAAATCTTTGGAAAAAATATagagtattttaaatttatgatacaatcttttgagatgatacctttatattttttttgggTTTATAACTTAATATTGGTGTTTTCGTTGATTGATAATTGACACAGCATAATGAACGACTTAGGAAAAAGCTATCATCATATCAATGTTGATAAAAATTATAGGCTGGATATAAGATACATAATGCATGTACTAAATAATGCATATTCAAAACACTGCGTTTCAGCTGTTACCGGAAGGACGGAGAAGGAGCCGTCTCCGCCCGCCTACAACTCGAGGCTCTGGTAAGCTCTTCACTTGGACACGTTTTACGATCAGAACGCATGACATCTTAATTATGCGCTGATTTGTTTAGAATTCAACATATTTCGTTTGGTGTAGGAAATTAACTGGATTAATTGCATCTGCAAAACCCTTGATAAAACTTGCTTCGTCCAAGTGCATGCGACACGCACATATGATTCTTGTTTTCAATTTTCTGTGCAAACATCGGACACCGATATAATAGATATGTCTAAATAgataaattaaaagaaatggACTCGATCAGCCAAGAATTAAACAATGCCAATAGCGGTTGCCTTCTTCGCTGCTTTCAGTTATTTTGTGGCTGGAATTAGGGATTCTTTCTAGCTAATTAGGTCATGGAGTCTTTTAGCGGATCTTCGTCTTGTTATTCATATATTTAGGCTCGTTTGGTACGAAGTATGAAACATCCATTGATACACATACCATACTTGTTTCATCCAACTTTTGAATTAAAGTTATAAATCATTATGTCGTTTATGTATATAGATTTATCATCGGTTTTAATTCAACAAGCAATCACAAGAGCCAAACTATAACTTAGGGTAGTTGTGGTTTCTGTAAGATATAAATAAAATCATAAGAAGTAAATATAAAGTTGTAAACTAACAGTAGAATTTGTAGAAAAGGGAGAAAATTCATTGATCTCCAATTATGCTTCATCATCTTCCCTCCATGTCTCAGTGTTACATTATCTGGGATGCGAGTATACATACACATAATTACAATTCTAACCACCTAACACTAAATGCATCTACACAATCTCCCAGCCCTTATGAGGAACTAGCCATGACATAGCTAGGTGAAAAGAATGAGAAAGAAATCAAATGATCATCAAGAACATTTTTCTAAAATACTTACGACTTCCGAACGTTGTTTGTCGCTCAATTCTTCTGGAAATTCAACCAGAAACTTGAGTCTAAGGTCTCCTCTCATCCCTTCTTCTTTGTATTTAGGCATGCCTTGTCCCGGGATAGTCTTTTCGTATCCGGGATATATAATATCATCTATTGACAAGGTTATATGCCCTCCTCCTAAAAGGGGGACAGGAATTGTGCATCCTGTGAGGGCCTGCACCAATGGGACCTCAACTCCTAGTTCCAAATCATCGCCTTCCCGTTTGAAAAGTGGGTGCCTTTTCTCATCGATTACGAAGATTATGTCAGCTGGGAGAGTGCCCGGTCTCTCATCTCCTTTCCCTtcaaatgtgatttttgttccTTTTTTCCATCCTGGCTTCACTCTGATCATTAGTATCTCTTCTTCTTCAACAAGGAACCtgtcattttaaaataatgagTCTTATAATAGACGTAGCCAATGTTTCCACTTGTCCAATGGACTTATCATTTCATTTATAATACTACTCTCATGTATCATGAATTGGCATTGCAGATTAGAAGAGAGAGCTTATTTTCATTAATTCCTTCCGGAATGATGGAATTTAAGGATAGGAATGGCATTTGCCTCTCTTGATCAAATGCGAACAATAGCATTTTCCTGcttaatttgttttaaaatattgccCTTACGTTTGGATTTACTTGAATTTATGTTATTCCAAACTCGTGGTCGCCGTGAAATCAAAAGCACTTTCTTCTCTCAATGTTTCAAGTTAAAATTGTAAAGGGAGAGCGACATATGTAGAGGGAGAAAGCCAAAAACCTTGAAAAAGAAGAGAAATGAATAAGCTACGCTATTTCATACCCGGTATTTGAGATGACATCCCTCGTGATCTTGATCTTTTTAACACTTCCAATGCACAACTCTTCAAGCGTGCATTCGAGCTTCTTCTCTATTGGTTGAGGTTTTCTCCGAACAGCTGATTGTGAAAAGAAAATCGGGGTTGTGCTTCGACGGCTTGTGGCTTTTGATAGAAGCGCTTGTTCTTTTGGCGTGCTAGGAGTCGGAGGAGTGCCATTCGGACTAGTCTTAGTAAATGATGCATAGAACTCAGCTGATGTAGGCGTTATGCTTCCTGTTAAAGGGCTGATCCGGCTTGTGGTACGAGAAAGCAGCTTAGGACTAGAAATGTGAAAttcttcatcatcttcttgaataTCACATAACTTTTTCTTTGGCGTTTGTGGTTCATGATGCTCTCCATTGCAGGCATTGGCTTCTTCTCTTTTCTTGGAGCTAATAGCctgataattaataaaaaaaaaaataacgtaAACAAAAGTATCCATTTATCCCATTGTAACATCAATATATATGAGAAGGGATATTCATCAGCTTGTATTGATTGTACAACGCAGGGCCGGACCCCGAATACGAGAATTATCATATGCCATCGATGTTATTCCTAATAACATTCGATCGAATTCTTAGATATCTAGATACATAGAAACGGGGACGTACACACCCTATAAGCTTCATTGATGGAGCTAAACTTGGCTTCTGCTTCGG
This region of Primulina eburnea isolate SZY01 chromosome 14, ASM2296580v1, whole genome shotgun sequence genomic DNA includes:
- the LOC140813343 gene encoding uncharacterized protein isoform X1, with protein sequence MGDPPKSPPPNFYGILGISRTASLSDVGKAYKALVTKWHPDRNPSNKAEAEAKFSSINEAYRAISSKKREEANACNGEHHEPQTPKKKLCDIQEDDEEFHISSPKLLSRTTSRISPLTGSITPTSAEFYASFTKTSPNGTPPTPSTPKEQALLSKATSRRSTTPIFFSQSAVRRKPQPIEKKLECTLEELCIGSVKKIKITRDVISNTGFLVEEEEILMIRVKPGWKKGTKITFEGKGDERPGTLPADIIFVIDEKRHPLFKREGDDLELGVEVPLVQALTGCTIPVPLLGGGHITLSIDDIIYPGYEKTIPGQGMPKYKEEGMRGDLRLKFLVEFPEELSDKQRSEVVSILEKCS
- the LOC140811287 gene encoding transcription factor bHLH160-like; the encoded protein is MSSLPLSNAYGISNMDSEFLSHFDPLMDDSLQTYQEIFRPSTVNGQPYCATNLTGIRERKIDSEMVFEDEQQNLARKQEGTSGKGLKMKRISSPNPKKMKRKSKISNCKEAATLEESGAQEGTTSVAKKMVHNAKERIRRMKINASFLAIRALLPDSRRSKKRWSAPSIVDRVLKYIPELQNEIQELDSKKQSYQQHESSSKKNENPTSNLDEDRSISISRVDRNEAIVQICMPRNDERKDSVFANMLRKVEDEGYFINSASTLGVCESRICHHLHIQVNGNLSEDEDYVEELREKLLSWLR
- the LOC140813343 gene encoding uncharacterized protein isoform X2, with the protein product MKLIGCAISSKKREEANACNGEHHEPQTPKKKLCDIQEDDEEFHISSPKLLSRTTSRISPLTGSITPTSAEFYASFTKTSPNGTPPTPSTPKEQALLSKATSRRSTTPIFFSQSAVRRKPQPIEKKLECTLEELCIGSVKKIKITRDVISNTGFLVEEEEILMIRVKPGWKKGTKITFEGKGDERPGTLPADIIFVIDEKRHPLFKREGDDLELGVEVPLVQALTGCTIPVPLLGGGHITLSIDDIIYPGYEKTIPGQGMPKYKEEGMRGDLRLKFLVEFPEELSDKQRSEVVSILEKCS